The window actcctccccccttggccgcaccccttggggtgggaaaccctaaagggggcgcagcccccttcccccctatatatacttgaggttttggggctgccaacacatgagttctctccctcttggtgcagccctacccctctccctcctcctcttctcccatggtgcttggcgaagccctgcgggattgccacgctcctccaccaccaccacgccgttgtgctgctgctggatggagtcttcctcaacctctccctctctccttgctggatcaaggcatgggagacgtcaccgggctgtacgtgtgttgaacgcggaggtgccgtccgttcgacactaggatctccggtgatttggatcacgacgagtacgactccttcaaccccgttctcatgaacgcttccgcttagcgatctacaagggtatgtagatgcactctccttcccctcgttgctagtttctccatagatagatcttggtgacacgtaggaaaattttgaatttctgctacgttccccaacaagtgtcTGGACAAGGCTATTTCAGTTTTCATGCATCATTTCAATTTTTCCAATTGCCATGGAAATTTGTTATTTTTACATATGTAAAACACCATGTCAAATTATAGCTAAAACACCATGGATTTTTTCTTTTGCGGAAAGGACCATGGAAAATTTTAACTTGCATATGCCATGGTTCCTATACAAAGCATGGCAATTATAGCAAATAGACCATGGCAACTTTTAATTTGCATATGCCATGACAATTATTCATTCTTTGTGTTCTTTACGTACACGGAAAATTTCTCATACAAAACATGAAAAATTTAATTAAATATCATGGCAAAATTTATGCCATGATTCTTTATACAAAGCATGGCAGTTATAGTTAAAGACCTTGGAATTTTTAAATTTGCATATGCCATGGCAATTTTGTTCATTTTTATTATGTTTTTTACATACACGACAAATTTCTTATACAAAATATAGCAATTTTAATTAATTATCCTGGTAAATTTTAATATAGATCTGCAATGGCAACTTTGTTTTATAATTTGTGTTCGTGCTGCTCATTCTATTTTTCCTTAAAAAGTATGGTAATTTCCTTAAAAAGTATGGCAATTTTAGTTAAACACCATGACTTTTTTTAATATACAGATTCCATGGCATTTTTTGTTCATAATTTGTGTTATTTTACATACACGACAAATCTCTCATACAACACATCAAAATTAAAAATAGAATAGCATGGCAAATTTTAGTATGAATTTTCCATGGCAAATTTATTTTTATATTTTGtgtttatattgttcatttcaatcTTTTCCATGGAAATTTCCATACAAAACACAGAAATTTAAATTAAAACACCATGGCAAACTTTTAACACATCTGCCATGGTAATTTTGTTCATAATTTGTATTATTTTTACATACAGGACAAATCTCGCATCCAACACATGGAAACTCAAATTAAAACAACATGGCAAATTTTAATATGAATCTGCCATGGCAATTTTTTGTTCATAATTTTTGTTTCTTTCTGTTCATTATATTTTTTAACATGCTAATTTTTGCCATGGCAATCCCAGAAAATTTCCATGTGACGATTATCAAAGAGGTTGCTAGAATATTTTTATCCCACATATTTTTAGAAATTAAAATGTTGTAAAACTTGCTATTGTAAAAAAATAACATCCGGTAAAATCATAAAATAGTCATGTCGGCTCAAATGGCATTTTTTGGAAAAATTTCATTTTCTGCATTATCAAAATACTTCGGCCAGCTTcatttaggtggcaaatgttacatTTATTTTGCAAATTCAATTGCTGAGCCATGAAAATTTGCATTTTATTGGACAATGACTAATTTTACATCCATTCATTTTTTAGCCATGGTAAATTTCGGAAACATATAAAACAGTTTTATTTGCATGGAAATCATTTTTAAAAGTATGGCATCTAGTCATGTCAAATTTGTTATTCATATATAAAAAGAGTTTTTGAATCTTTTTTCAACTATGGAGCTGTTTTAGTCCTTTTTATTGTAAAAGGGATGGCAAGTATGTTCCTTGGCCTGTTTTTTTACTATGTTCAAGATGGGTCTTTTTTCGGCCCACTTTTGTTTCTGGGCCGTGATTTTTGTACGAGGACTTTTATTACCATGACGAGGTGGCACAGTGACTATTTCTCGCCTTAAGCGAGACATAAGCTAGCATCACTGAAGGTTTTTCCTTCCTGTAGGTTACtgggccggcctgtttaaaaaaagGGACAACCAGGAAAGGAACGCTGGTCTGCAGTGTGACGCGCAACACTCCTTGCCACTCGGCTAACGTCGCATTCGTGCTAAGTATGTTAGGCGCATTCTACTTAACGCGAAAAGAGCTGGCTTTCCCGTTTTTTCAATGGATTTTTCGGATTTTTTTCTgtatttgtttttcttttgttttcatcGGGTTTTCTATGTTTTTATTTGATGGTTTTCTTTCCTTAACTTTTTCATTGTTTCTTCGGGTTTCTTCATATATTTCATGGTtttgtttattttctatttttttctttttcttcttcattttctagTTTCTTTCTTTAGTTTTTGCCTTTTTCATTTGTTTCTTCACTTTTTGCTTGTCTGGGTTTGTTCATCTTTTTTTTTCTCCGAGTTTTTTTTatctgtttcttcagtttttttattttacttttccttTGGTTAATTTTGTTCCTTTTTTGGTTTTAACTTTTTGGGGTTTTCTTTGTTtgtttttgccttttattttacatttttatatacatgatcaatatttttttaaatacttgttcaacatttttatatacatgatcaacatattCTGAAATActtgtttaatatttttcaaatatttgttcgacatttttatatacatgatcaatattttttaaaatacttgttcaatattttttatatacatgatcgacattttttcaaatatttgttcaataaattttatatattttttgacgagtgttttttgtaatatatatatttAGAGTATATTAAATATAAAAAAgtacaaaataaaatgaaaaaataaaacataaaaaacagGAAAAAGAGGCTGTGGCCTCCTGCGCTCGTGGGCCAGCTCCGCTCCCTCGCCCTTCAGCGAGTCCGACTCGCTGAAGGCGAGATATAGGTACGATCCCATTGAAAGAATCGTTCAATCTGCTCCCCCATTGAACTCGAACGTATCTTTTCGCTCGGACGGGCTCCCAGATCTGAGGTTCAGTCAGTATTGACGCCCAAAGTATAAGGTCCTTGTGCGGTATGGAAACAATGTGCAAGAGGTATTGACTTCCAACCTTAAGTCTATCCGGATCGGACAGAATACTCAAAATTCCAGCTGCACACACACAGCCTTGGCCTACTCCTGTTCTTTCTTAGCAGTTTTTTTTGCTCGTCGACTTCTCGTCGAGATAGTTGCATACATGGTCTATGAGCTCAGAACATCTTGACTGTAAGCAACATAATGACACACTAATCGACCATGCATGATCCATATATAGATAGatctggacatagcaaaactatgaACAAACAAtagcttttttttttgaaaaggggggactccccggccttttagatcagaacgatgcatacggccacttttatAAATAAACAAATAGGTTCAAACAAGGTCTGACCACACATGTATTCTGAATTGGCAAGAACAATACTGAAGAAACTGAAAACACAGTGGCCTTGTTGCAAAGACAGGTGCCAAAACTGAATATGCTTGTCTTCCAGCTGAAGAGCTTCTATTCTGACGGAACTTACCGCCCGGTAACGTCCCAATGACAGCGAAGAACGGTGGAGGCGGTGACAACCGGAAGACGTAGAAGTGAATTGGCCAAGAAATACAAGAAAGCCCGGCGAGACAAGAAAGAAAGCTCAGGGTGCCgttaagaaagaagaaagaagatacATTAAAGCTGCAGGTTGTGACTCAAAGATAAATCATAAAGCCCTCCCAGGGATGAAGAGGTGGCCTTCTGGCGCCCGTCCCGCCCATCGTGGTGCCCTTCCATTTCCGCCAGCAATAGCATGATGCTACACCACGCTTCAGGGTCTGCCGGCACTGACGTCCAGGCCAGTGCAGAGCACTCATACCGGCTGTGTGTGATGCGGCGGAAGCACTTGACATCCTTGCTTCTCATCTTATTGTCATCTGGGTTGATGTTCACCACGAAGATGACGCCGTAGGGCCGCGCCCCGTGCATGGACATCGGCAACGAGTTCCGGTCCACCGGCACTGCCGCCAGGTCCATTGTCACAGCAATGCTCCTCCCGTCCGGGCTGAACACCGGGTAGTCCACGTGACCGCAGTAGCCATCTAATTCGTTTATCAGTTTGATCACCACCGTCGGGTCGTACGCCTTCACCAGGTACACGGAGAAAGACCCCGGGGCCATGCTGTTCTCCCCTGGTTTGTCACGCGTCGACGAGAAGGCGACCCAGTCCCCTCTAGGAGACCACTGGCAGTGGGTGTCTGTCCACGACCCTTTTGTCAGCCGCGTCACCCAACCTTCCTCGGATCCCTTGTCGTCTGTCTTCAGCATTATGTATAGGTTCTTGTGCTCTTTATCGACGAACAGATTCTTGTGCTCCTGCTCCTCCCTTATATTCCTCATCGGCCGAGATGCACTTTCCCCCCCaaaaggccgccgccgccgctgctgctgctgctgctgcagtgaGTTGTCCTTTTCTGCAACAAAATCCCTCGTGGACTGGAAGACGAATTTGTTCCCATCCGGGCTGCTCGATGGGAACACATTGTTGAACCCGCCATAGGTGAGTCTCTGGACCTGTCGCTGCACCGCGACACCAGAGGCGTTACTGATGGCGTAGATCTCCAGCGACTTTCGAGCATTCAAgtaggtgctagtgctagtgctaatGCAAACGTAGAGGATGTCCTTGTCAGGGTTCTGGTTCCACACAGGGGAAAAGATGCTGTCCGGCTCTCTTGTCTCGTACACCATGCGCAACCCTTGGCTGTCAGCGATCCACACAGCTTTGAACTCTTTATCGATGAAGGCGAGCTTGGAGCCGTCCTTGGAGATGGCCGGGAACGCACCGGACACCCGAAACAAACCAACATCCTTCACCGGGGACTCCAGCCTGTGCAAATTCCTGGGGACATGGTCTACGCGCTGTACAAGGTCACTCCCACTCCTGCAGCGGTGGTATCCAATGCGGCCACCACCGTCCAGCACGAAGGGGTTGTAATGGTCGCTTTCCGGCCTCATCGTCTGGGTGATCTGCACCGGTGGCAGCCCATTCATATCGAAGATCTCAATGTGCCGGTACTGTGCCATCATGGGAGCACTGCCGACTAGGGGCCGGCGGATGGTCGCCACAGCTACCTTGGTCTCACTGATGGCTGCTGGAGTCACCGCATTCGACATCTCTGAAGTCACTCGGAGAGTCTCTTTGGTGCTGATGTTGTACCGGAACACGCCCCAAGTTGTTTGAACCATGTTGCGCCATTGAATGAAACTGCTGGTGCCTCTATGGAAGAAGAGGATGTTGTCACTGCCCCAGGATGGCCACCCACcattctcgatgagtagcttgcgtCCCAGGCCCTCCTCACTATCCATGTTCATCACATAGATGTCAGTCTTGAGGTTCTCGCTGTTCCAACTCTTGCTTTCAAATGATGCCACTGCTAGCAGCTTGCCCGATGGCGACACAGCTGGACTCAAATCAGACACACCTGCACATGTCATATATATAGtgtaattaactgaattttcacaTTTCATAATTCATATATACTAGGATTAACTGGAATGTCAAGAACTTGTCGATCCATTGGTGCATGAAGTATATATATTAATTTATACCTTCAGGAGTCAGCCGCCGCGTCTTGCCTGTTAAAAGGTTGGTCTTGTACACGACAGTCCAGGGGCTGCGATATTCTTGCACCGCCTCTTTGGTGGAGACGTAGATGAGAGAGGGGTTAACGGTGCGAGACTCCACATTGTATCCATCGACGATGCAACCACTATCCTCCAGGCGTGTGCCACTGAAGCCTGCAGTGCCAAAGATGTCAGCGAGCGAGAAGACCTTGACCCTGCTGCTGATACTGAAGCGCAGGGCAATGTATAGTGTCTCATGGCCATCATCCCTCTCAGACATGAAGATCAGACCAGAGACATGGCCTGCATCAACATCCGCATCGCTAGTGCCGTCCTCTTCTGCCAGCTTGGGGCTCTTGAGGAGGGTCTTCAATGCGGCAGGAGGGATGGAACGGCCGTTGTAGTTATAGGACACACCATCCGTGAGGTGGAGCTCTTCATCACTGGAGGAAGGTAAGAAGGAGCAGGAGAAGATGTCGAATTGCTCTGGGTGCCTGCAGGTGGTAGAGAAAACGATTCGGCCTCGGTGCTCTGCCATACAGTGATGAAGGAAGAAATTAGTGGCTATGAAGACCAAATGAGTTAGACGATGCACTAATATTCACAAGAGGTACCAAGGTGTGCTGATATTTAGAATTTTTCTTAGCACCTAAAATTTGTTTCCAAGGAGAGCACCTAAAAGTTTAGTAGTTGGTACTATGTGTAGATGCAACTGTTTAGTTATTGGAGGGGTGCCCCTAGGTAGACGAAATATCTTCCAGAGGTTTTTTCCTTCTTCTAATCAttattattactccctccgtcgggATTTAACAGAGGTAGTATTCCAGATACACTAACTTTTATGGATGTAACGAACATTTGTTTGGCAGTGTCTAGTTGTTTTTTTATGGCAGGCTAGATTTGTTCCTTTAATTACTCGGGGAGTCCGGCGTATGGGGTTGGTGTGCCCTGTTTTATCATGCCGTTATCTTAACGTTGACATCCAATACAGTTATAAAAGTGAAATACTATCTCGAAAAAAAAACATTTACTAGATTAGCTAATTGTATTTCTCAGTCAAATCTAGTACTGATAGGTAGCCAAAAATTGTATTTTCTTTACTGGATCATTGACAAGTTGGATAAGCAGTCGGTTACCAAAATTACTGGCTAGTTCACAGCATAATCCTAAGCCTATCTCTGTGGCACCTCACTGTCTGAGACCACACTAAGGACGTCCTCACACAGTCTGCACCGATGATTTAACTGAGTCTTTTTTTAAGCAACTAATTTTTTTTTCAGGCAACTGGGTTAACCGAGTCTCATGTGCTCATTCAATTGCCATATCGATAATGGTGATAGTTGATCTATTAATTTAATTAGATTGATGCTAAGTGATTATGACGATAGTTGAGCTACTAATTTAACTAGATCAGCGATAGGTGATGTGGAAATGATTTTAGGCAACACCAATTTGCGATTGGCGGCTGGATGATATTCTAGTTCTTTTCTTGAGAGATTACATTATAGTTCTATAATCGAGATATTTACCTGAGTTTGAGTTTTGGTTCTTGGTGACCTGCAACAACAGAATTAAGAGGTCAGTACTTGTTTATATAGGTCTCTTTTCAGTTGTGTACAAAATGGAATCTATTCTTCAAAATGCTGCTCACTAGTCCTAATAAACATCATTTTTGTTAGACGCACTTAAAACTACATTTTATTGGTCAGTAGTTGGTGGCAAAATGTGCATGAAACATCCGGTGCCCAACTTTTAATTTCTTAGATGTCAAAGAGGTATACAAGTATTTTGAGTATTGAGAGTTCTCTGCTACTGTAATAATATACAGCTCAAGAGTTATGCCAATAATATTTCCATCTTAGAAAATAGTGTTGTTGTGACTTAAATATCAAATGCAAGATGCGCATTGCACTGCATATAGTTCAAATTAGTATTAATCGATGGGGGTCGTTTTggcattttttttccaaaaataatattgGCAGCTAAAACCTTTTCTTAATTTCTAGTAACTTCTTAGTTATTACTACATCCATTTGTAGCCGCAGTTTCATGTTGGATACTGTATGCATGTCCAAGACGCCATCTAATTATTATTATCAAACTTTTGTCTACTTATTACACCTATAAATATTCAGAAAGACTAGTCATAGTGACGGAACTTTCAAAGAGTGGGTAAAGGACAGAGTAATGGAGTTAAAAGATTAGACACTTATGATGAGTGGGAAGCAGC is drawn from Triticum dicoccoides isolate Atlit2015 ecotype Zavitan chromosome 6B, WEW_v2.0, whole genome shotgun sequence and contains these coding sequences:
- the LOC119323230 gene encoding uncharacterized protein LOC119323230 isoform X1, giving the protein MGDNFEHTSATTKVFTLEFLGQITDNFSEERVIGRGGYGVVYKGVLENGEEIALKKLHHMPGLDDTQFRNEFNHLMRAQHPNITQLVGYCYDIGHQRIKHGGEYIFALVEERVLCFEYLQGGSLDKYITDESCGLNWHTRFKIIKGVCDGLDYLHNGCKDPIYHLDLKPANILLDKDMVPKIGDFGLSRLFPSTKTYVTIKIIGTPGYMPPEYIERYEITSKHDVFSLGVIIIRIMAGDEGYSKCAHMSSQEFLEHVRENWGKRMQATMSSHISQQVETCIEIALRCVEVDREKRPTIAEIVDELNQVDTAEGSLTGQVTKNQNSNSEHRGRIVFSTTCRHPEQFDIFSCSFLPSSSDEELHLTDGVSYNYNGRSIPPAALKTLLKSPKLAEEDGTSDADVDAGHVSGLIFMSERDDGHETLYIALRFSISSRVKVFSLADIFGTAGFSGTRLEDSGCIVDGYNVESRTVNPSLIYVSTKEAVQEYRSPWTVVYKTNLLTGKTRRLTPEGVSDLSPAVSPSGKLLAVASFESKSWNSENLKTDIYVMNMDSEEGLGRKLLIENGGWPSWGSDNILFFHRGTSSFIQWRNMVQTTWGVFRYNISTKETLRVTSEMSNAVTPAAISETKVAVATIRRPLVGSAPMMAQYRHIEIFDMNGLPPVQITQTMRPESDHYNPFVLDGGGRIGYHRCRSGSDLVQRVDHVPRNLHRLESPVKDVGLFRVSGAFPAISKDGSKLAFIDKEFKAVWIADSQGLRMVYETREPDSIFSPVWNQNPDKDILYVCISTSTSTYLNARKSLEIYAISNASGVAVQRQVQRLTYGGFNNVFPSSSPDGNKFVFQSTRDFVAEKDNSLQQQQQQRRRRPFGGESASRPMRNIREEQEHKNLFVDKEHKNLYIMLKTDDKGSEEGWVTRLTKGSWTDTHCQWSPRGDWVAFSSTRDKPGENSMAPGSFSVYLVKAYDPTVVIKLINELDGYCGHVDYPVFSPDGRSIAVTMDLAAVPVDRNSLPMSMHGARPYGVIFVVNINPDDNKMRSKDVKCFRRITHSRYECSALAWTSVPADPEAWCSIMLLLAEMEGHHDGRDGRQKATSSSLGGLYDLSLSHNLQL
- the LOC119323230 gene encoding uncharacterized protein LOC119323230 isoform X2, translating into MRVTPNVHICLHRNFLSMYGRYPVRENWGKRMQATMSSHISQQVETCIEIALRCVEVDREKRPTIAEIVDELNQVDTAEGSLTGQVTKNQNSNSEHRGRIVFSTTCRHPEQFDIFSCSFLPSSSDEELHLTDGVSYNYNGRSIPPAALKTLLKSPKLAEEDGTSDADVDAGHVSGLIFMSERDDGHETLYIALRFSISSRVKVFSLADIFGTAGFSGTRLEDSGCIVDGYNVESRTVNPSLIYVSTKEAVQEYRSPWTVVYKTNLLTGKTRRLTPEGVSDLSPAVSPSGKLLAVASFESKSWNSENLKTDIYVMNMDSEEGLGRKLLIENGGWPSWGSDNILFFHRGTSSFIQWRNMVQTTWGVFRYNISTKETLRVTSEMSNAVTPAAISETKVAVATIRRPLVGSAPMMAQYRHIEIFDMNGLPPVQITQTMRPESDHYNPFVLDGGGRIGYHRCRSGSDLVQRVDHVPRNLHRLESPVKDVGLFRVSGAFPAISKDGSKLAFIDKEFKAVWIADSQGLRMVYETREPDSIFSPVWNQNPDKDILYVCISTSTSTYLNARKSLEIYAISNASGVAVQRQVQRLTYGGFNNVFPSSSPDGNKFVFQSTRDFVAEKDNSLQQQQQQRRRRPFGGESASRPMRNIREEQEHKNLFVDKEHKNLYIMLKTDDKGSEEGWVTRLTKGSWTDTHCQWSPRGDWVAFSSTRDKPGENSMAPGSFSVYLVKAYDPTVVIKLINELDGYCGHVDYPVFSPDGRSIAVTMDLAAVPVDRNSLPMSMHGARPYGVIFVVNINPDDNKMRSKDVKCFRRITHSRYECSALAWTSVPADPEAWCSIMLLLAEMEGHHDGRDGRQKATSSSLGGLYDLSLSHNLQL
- the LOC119323230 gene encoding uncharacterized protein LOC119323230 isoform X3, giving the protein MSSQEFLEHVRENWGKRMQATMSSHISQQVETCIEIALRCVEVDREKRPTIAEIVDELNQVDTAEGSLTGQVTKNQNSNSEHRGRIVFSTTCRHPEQFDIFSCSFLPSSSDEELHLTDGVSYNYNGRSIPPAALKTLLKSPKLAEEDGTSDADVDAGHVSGLIFMSERDDGHETLYIALRFSISSRVKVFSLADIFGTAGFSGTRLEDSGCIVDGYNVESRTVNPSLIYVSTKEAVQEYRSPWTVVYKTNLLTGKTRRLTPEGVSDLSPAVSPSGKLLAVASFESKSWNSENLKTDIYVMNMDSEEGLGRKLLIENGGWPSWGSDNILFFHRGTSSFIQWRNMVQTTWGVFRYNISTKETLRVTSEMSNAVTPAAISETKVAVATIRRPLVGSAPMMAQYRHIEIFDMNGLPPVQITQTMRPESDHYNPFVLDGGGRIGYHRCRSGSDLVQRVDHVPRNLHRLESPVKDVGLFRVSGAFPAISKDGSKLAFIDKEFKAVWIADSQGLRMVYETREPDSIFSPVWNQNPDKDILYVCISTSTSTYLNARKSLEIYAISNASGVAVQRQVQRLTYGGFNNVFPSSSPDGNKFVFQSTRDFVAEKDNSLQQQQQQRRRRPFGGESASRPMRNIREEQEHKNLFVDKEHKNLYIMLKTDDKGSEEGWVTRLTKGSWTDTHCQWSPRGDWVAFSSTRDKPGENSMAPGSFSVYLVKAYDPTVVIKLINELDGYCGHVDYPVFSPDGRSIAVTMDLAAVPVDRNSLPMSMHGARPYGVIFVVNINPDDNKMRSKDVKCFRRITHSRYECSALAWTSVPADPEAWCSIMLLLAEMEGHHDGRDGRQKATSSSLGGLYDLSLSHNLQL